In a single window of the Micrococcaceae bacterium Sec5.7 genome:
- a CDS encoding cytidine deaminase — MEVPDAEAPSVPDNAAPATGDVDWRALAEAAYSAMKNAYAPYSKFPVGAAALTADGRIVSGCNVENASYGLTLCAECAMVGNLRMTGGGLLRAFYCVDEGGNVLMPCGRCRQLLYEFRAPGMELMTTHGIKTMDQVLPDAFGPQHLEEPR; from the coding sequence ATGGAGGTGCCGGATGCCGAAGCCCCGTCCGTGCCGGACAACGCTGCCCCGGCAACAGGGGACGTCGACTGGCGTGCCCTGGCAGAAGCGGCGTACAGCGCCATGAAAAACGCCTACGCCCCGTATTCCAAGTTCCCGGTGGGGGCAGCCGCCCTCACCGCGGACGGCCGGATTGTCAGCGGCTGCAATGTGGAAAACGCCAGCTACGGCCTGACGCTGTGCGCGGAATGCGCCATGGTGGGCAATCTCCGGATGACCGGCGGCGGGCTGCTGCGTGCCTTCTACTGTGTGGACGAAGGCGGCAACGTTCTGATGCCGTGCGGGCGTTGCCGCCAGCTGCTGTATGAATTCCGGGCTCCCGGCATGGAGCTTATGACCACGCACGGAATCAAGACGATGGACCAGGTGCTCCCCGATGCATTTGGTCCCCAACACCTGGAGGAACCCCGGTGA
- a CDS encoding thymidine phosphorylase: MTSTTNKTEAFDAVDIIRIKRDKGMLNPEQIDWTIDAYTRGVIADEQMAALNMAILLNGMDRSEISRWTAAMIASGERMDFSSLRRPDGSVKPTSDKHSTGGVGDKITLPLAPLVAVFGVAVPQLSGRGLGHTGGTLDKLESIPGWRADLSNEEMMAQLQDVGAVICAAGAGLAPADKKLYALRDVTGTVEAIPLIASSIMSKKIAEGTGSLVLDVKVGSGAFMKDEARARELAETMVALGKDAGVNTVALLTNMSTPLGLTAGNAIEVEESVEVLAGGGPEDVVELTIRLAEEMLACAGVHDADPGAALKDGRAMDVWNRMIEAQGGDPRATLPVARESEVIYAPADGVLVELDALSVGVAAWRLGAGRARKEDAVQAGAGVRMHAKPGAMVRAGEQLMTLLTDTPEKFARAKEALKDAVVIAPEGSRPAQKLIIDRIS, translated from the coding sequence GTGACAAGCACCACAAATAAAACCGAAGCGTTCGACGCCGTCGACATCATCCGCATCAAGCGGGACAAAGGCATGCTGAACCCCGAGCAGATCGATTGGACCATCGACGCCTACACGCGCGGTGTCATCGCCGACGAGCAGATGGCGGCCCTGAACATGGCCATCCTGCTCAACGGCATGGACCGGTCGGAAATATCCCGCTGGACCGCGGCCATGATCGCCTCCGGCGAGAGGATGGACTTTTCCAGCCTGCGGCGCCCCGACGGCAGTGTGAAGCCGACGAGCGACAAACACTCCACTGGTGGCGTGGGGGATAAGATCACGCTGCCGCTGGCGCCTCTGGTGGCTGTTTTCGGTGTGGCAGTCCCGCAGCTGTCCGGGCGCGGACTGGGCCACACAGGCGGAACACTGGACAAGTTGGAGTCCATCCCGGGTTGGCGCGCAGACCTGAGCAATGAGGAAATGATGGCCCAGCTGCAGGATGTCGGTGCAGTCATCTGCGCAGCCGGTGCCGGCCTGGCTCCGGCGGACAAGAAGCTTTATGCCCTCCGGGACGTTACGGGAACTGTGGAAGCGATTCCGCTGATTGCGTCCTCGATCATGAGCAAGAAAATCGCCGAAGGCACCGGCTCGCTGGTCCTGGACGTCAAGGTGGGCAGCGGCGCGTTCATGAAGGACGAGGCCCGTGCCCGGGAACTCGCAGAGACCATGGTGGCCCTGGGCAAGGATGCCGGCGTCAACACGGTGGCCCTGCTGACCAACATGAGCACTCCGCTGGGCCTCACGGCCGGAAACGCCATCGAGGTGGAGGAATCCGTGGAGGTGCTGGCCGGCGGGGGACCGGAGGACGTGGTGGAGCTCACAATCCGCCTGGCCGAGGAGATGCTCGCGTGCGCCGGAGTCCACGACGCCGATCCCGGGGCTGCCCTCAAGGATGGCCGCGCCATGGACGTCTGGAACCGCATGATCGAGGCACAGGGCGGAGATCCCCGGGCCACACTCCCTGTTGCCAGGGAGTCCGAGGTCATCTACGCCCCGGCAGACGGTGTCCTCGTGGAACTCGATGCCCTGTCCGTAGGTGTTGCTGCCTGGCGTCTCGGTGCCGGACGTGCCCGCAAGGAAGATGCCGTCCAGGCTGGCGCCGGCGTGCGGATGCATGCCAAACCAGGTGCCATGGTCAGGGCGGGCGAACAACTAATGACGCTTCTGACGGATACCCCGGAGAAGTTCGCCCGGGCAAAGGAAGCACTGAAGGACGCGGTGGTCATTGCTCCCGAGGGTTCCCGCCCGGCGCAGAAGCTCATCATCGACCGCATATCCTGA
- a CDS encoding MazG nucleotide pyrophosphohydrolase domain-containing protein gives MAALTHGSLVEYLLEEAHEVAETIETGADDAELKGELGDVLLQVVLHARLAEERGTFGFDDVARGLTAKMVRRNPHVFRPDGSLQDSFPATVVEIVRKWDAVKMAEKPERQDPFDGIPGALPALAKAQKSLDRAARAGLAHPVVEPASPVGSETRGSGRAFSEDVRTPDTEEELGELLFAVVGSARSKGFDAERALRGAVRRYQESYRAP, from the coding sequence ATGGCGGCGCTGACCCATGGATCCCTCGTGGAGTATCTCCTCGAGGAGGCCCATGAGGTGGCGGAAACGATCGAAACCGGTGCCGACGACGCTGAGCTGAAAGGCGAGCTGGGGGATGTGCTGCTTCAGGTGGTGCTTCATGCCCGGCTCGCCGAAGAGCGCGGCACGTTCGGTTTCGACGACGTCGCGCGCGGCCTGACTGCCAAGATGGTCCGGCGTAACCCGCACGTCTTCCGGCCGGACGGCTCACTGCAGGATTCCTTCCCGGCCACCGTCGTGGAGATTGTGCGGAAGTGGGACGCCGTGAAGATGGCAGAAAAACCCGAACGGCAGGATCCCTTTGATGGAATCCCTGGAGCACTGCCGGCCCTGGCCAAAGCGCAAAAGTCCCTTGACCGGGCAGCGCGCGCCGGCCTGGCACATCCGGTGGTTGAGCCTGCTTCCCCGGTGGGGAGTGAAACCCGCGGGTCCGGGCGCGCCTTCTCAGAAGACGTCAGAACCCCCGACACCGAAGAGGAGCTCGGGGAGCTGCTGTTCGCCGTCGTCGGCTCCGCCCGGAGCAAGGGGTTCGACGCCGAACGCGCCCTCCGCGGGGCCGTCCGGCGGTACCAGGAGAGCTACCGCGCGCCATAA
- a CDS encoding DedA family protein, whose amino-acid sequence MQAINDFILAAAGQPWVLFLVLASCIIDGFFPPIPSESVVVGLAAVSATADVPNPWLLILVAALGAFSGDNIAYLIGRRVGTGRWRWMRGPRMQKAFDWAGRELRKRPASLILVARFVPIGRVAVNLTAGATGYAHMRFVGLTVLSASLWAGYSVGIGLFFGQWFESNHLLGAAIAIVCAIVLGIIVDLVISRLRGSAPDPSGDEITGRKI is encoded by the coding sequence ATGCAGGCGATCAACGACTTCATCCTGGCCGCCGCGGGGCAGCCCTGGGTGCTCTTCCTGGTTCTGGCCAGCTGCATCATTGATGGTTTCTTCCCGCCGATTCCCAGCGAATCCGTGGTGGTCGGCCTGGCGGCAGTTTCCGCAACGGCAGATGTCCCCAACCCGTGGCTGCTTATTCTCGTCGCGGCGCTGGGGGCCTTCTCGGGCGACAACATTGCCTACCTGATCGGCCGGCGGGTCGGGACCGGCAGGTGGCGCTGGATGCGGGGTCCCCGCATGCAGAAGGCGTTTGACTGGGCCGGCCGCGAACTCAGGAAACGGCCCGCGTCACTGATCCTGGTGGCGCGCTTTGTCCCGATCGGGCGGGTGGCAGTTAACCTCACGGCCGGGGCCACGGGTTATGCCCACATGCGGTTTGTTGGCCTGACGGTACTTTCCGCCAGCCTCTGGGCCGGGTATTCCGTGGGGATCGGGTTGTTCTTCGGGCAATGGTTTGAAAGCAATCACCTGCTCGGAGCGGCCATCGCGATTGTGTGTGCGATCGTGCTGGGAATCATCGTGGATCTTGTAATCAGCCGTCTGCGCGGGAGCGCCCCGGATCCCTCCGGCGACGAGATTACCGGACGCAAAATCTAG
- a CDS encoding DUF501 domain-containing protein: MEENTAIAPEESRQPSAHDLEVLSRQLGRPVRDVVEIPARCICGNPLVAATAPRLSNGTPFPTTFYLTHPVITAAVSRLEAAGVMNEMNERLEADAPLSGSYRAAHEAYLAARASIGERCGIGAVPEIDGISAGGMPTRVKCLHVLVGHSLAAGPGVNPLGDEAVAGISEWWTRNRCYCNGAWDTGGEAPSRDLSRHGPQGLPGIVGRPAPVRKSAGSSEAGQ; encoded by the coding sequence GTGGAAGAGAACACGGCAATTGCGCCGGAGGAGTCCCGCCAGCCCTCAGCACATGACCTGGAGGTCCTCAGCCGCCAGCTGGGACGTCCGGTCCGCGACGTCGTCGAGATCCCCGCCCGCTGCATCTGCGGAAATCCGCTGGTGGCGGCCACCGCGCCGCGCCTGAGCAACGGGACGCCGTTCCCCACCACGTTTTACCTCACGCATCCGGTGATCACCGCAGCGGTGTCCCGGCTGGAGGCAGCCGGTGTGATGAACGAGATGAACGAACGGCTCGAGGCCGACGCACCGCTTTCCGGCAGCTACCGGGCGGCCCACGAGGCTTATCTGGCGGCACGCGCCTCCATCGGGGAGCGTTGCGGGATCGGCGCCGTCCCCGAAATCGACGGCATCTCAGCCGGTGGCATGCCCACCCGCGTCAAGTGCCTGCACGTCCTGGTGGGCCATTCACTCGCTGCCGGCCCCGGGGTTAACCCGCTCGGTGATGAAGCCGTTGCCGGCATCAGCGAATGGTGGACCCGGAACCGCTGCTACTGCAACGGCGCCTGGGACACCGGCGGCGAAGCCCCTTCGCGGGACCTGAGCCGCCACGGCCCCCAGGGGCTTCCGGGTATTGTGGGCAGGCCGGCTCCGGTCCGTAAATCCGCCGGCAGCAGCGAGGCCGGCCAATGA
- the eno gene encoding phosphopyruvate hydratase — MALIDAIHAREILDSRGNPTVEVEVLLSDGQIGRAAVPSGASTGEHEAVELRDGDKGRYLGKGVQKAVDAVIDQIAPALIGFDATDQRSIDQAMIDLDGTPNKSKLGANAILGVSLAVANAAAASADLPLYKYLGGPNAHVLPVPLMNILNGGSHADSDVDIQEFMVVPLGAETFSEGLRWGVEVYHALKAVLQEKGLATGLGDEGGFAPNLPSNRAALDLIQEAIKNAGYTPGTDIALALDVASSEFFTDGAYQFEGKALTSAEMSAYYAELVADYPLVSIEDPLDENDWDGWKTLTDAIGDKVQLVGDDLFVTNPVRLQQGLDTNTANSLLVKVNQIGSLTETLDAVSLAQRAGYTTITSHRSGETEDTTIADIAVATNAGQIKTGAPARSERVAKYNQLLRIEEELDDAARYAGRSAFPRFKG, encoded by the coding sequence ATGGCGCTTATCGATGCCATCCACGCCCGCGAGATCCTCGATTCCCGCGGCAACCCGACCGTAGAAGTTGAAGTTCTGCTCTCCGATGGCCAGATTGGCCGCGCAGCAGTTCCCTCCGGTGCCTCCACCGGTGAACATGAGGCCGTTGAACTCCGCGACGGAGACAAGGGACGCTACCTTGGCAAGGGTGTCCAGAAAGCCGTTGACGCCGTCATCGACCAGATCGCCCCGGCCCTGATTGGCTTCGACGCCACGGACCAGCGCAGTATCGACCAGGCCATGATTGACCTGGACGGAACCCCCAACAAGAGCAAACTGGGCGCCAACGCCATCCTGGGTGTTTCCCTTGCCGTTGCCAATGCTGCGGCGGCTTCCGCGGACCTGCCGCTGTACAAGTACCTGGGCGGCCCGAACGCCCACGTGCTGCCCGTACCCCTCATGAACATCCTCAACGGCGGCTCGCACGCCGATTCAGACGTCGACATCCAGGAATTCATGGTTGTCCCGCTCGGTGCCGAGACGTTCTCCGAGGGTCTGCGCTGGGGCGTTGAGGTCTACCACGCACTCAAGGCTGTCCTACAGGAAAAGGGCCTGGCCACCGGCCTGGGCGACGAAGGCGGCTTCGCACCGAACCTGCCGTCCAACCGTGCAGCCCTGGACCTCATCCAGGAAGCCATCAAGAACGCCGGGTACACCCCGGGCACGGACATCGCCCTGGCGCTGGACGTTGCTTCTTCCGAGTTCTTCACGGACGGGGCCTACCAGTTTGAAGGCAAGGCACTGACCTCGGCCGAGATGAGCGCCTACTACGCCGAACTGGTTGCCGACTACCCGCTGGTTTCCATAGAGGATCCGCTGGATGAGAACGACTGGGACGGCTGGAAAACACTCACGGACGCCATCGGCGACAAAGTGCAGCTTGTCGGCGACGATCTTTTTGTCACCAACCCGGTCCGCCTGCAGCAGGGACTGGACACCAATACGGCCAACTCCCTGCTGGTGAAGGTCAACCAGATCGGTTCGCTGACCGAAACGCTCGACGCCGTTTCCCTTGCCCAGCGCGCCGGTTACACCACCATCACCTCGCACCGTTCAGGTGAAACCGAGGACACCACCATTGCTGACATCGCCGTTGCCACCAACGCGGGCCAGATCAAGACCGGTGCCCCGGCCCGCTCGGAGCGCGTTGCCAAGTACAACCAGCTGCTGCGCATCGAAGAGGAACTCGATGACGCTGCACGCTACGCCGGCCGCAGCGCCTTCCCGCGTTTCAAGGGCTAG
- a CDS encoding adenosine deaminase produces MTEPIPDTAPALDFDLKSLPKVSLHDHLDGGLRPATIIDLAEAVGHTLPSTDPVALGEWFRESADSGSLVRYLETFDHTIAVMQTKEGLLRVAKEFVEDLADDGVVYGEVRWAPEQHLQKGLTLDEVVEAIQEGLEAGVDAVAETGREIQVGQLITAMRHADRGQEIAELAVRHRNRGAVGFDIAGAEDGFLPSRFKEAFTYLAENNFPATVHAGEAAGLESIQSALVDGRALRLGHGVRIAEDITVDFDDEDAEPGDDDGIGMVTLGELASWVRDRGIALEICPSSNLQTGAIASFGEGIENHPLDMLYQLGFNVTINTDNRLMSGVTLTDEFELLVETFDYDLDDLLELTLNAAEASFLPLEEKEALVEYINDAYSGLG; encoded by the coding sequence GTGACTGAGCCTATTCCTGACACTGCCCCTGCCCTCGACTTCGACCTGAAGAGCCTTCCCAAGGTGTCCCTTCACGACCATCTGGACGGAGGCCTGCGCCCGGCCACCATCATTGACCTGGCCGAGGCCGTCGGCCACACGCTGCCGTCCACCGATCCCGTTGCCCTGGGCGAATGGTTCCGCGAGTCGGCCGACTCCGGTTCGCTGGTCCGCTACCTCGAGACGTTTGACCACACCATCGCAGTGATGCAGACCAAGGAAGGTCTGCTCCGCGTGGCGAAGGAATTCGTTGAAGACCTCGCGGACGACGGTGTGGTGTACGGCGAGGTGCGATGGGCGCCGGAGCAGCACCTGCAAAAGGGCCTGACGCTTGACGAGGTTGTTGAGGCGATCCAGGAAGGCCTTGAAGCCGGCGTTGACGCCGTGGCCGAAACCGGCCGTGAGATCCAGGTGGGCCAGCTGATCACTGCCATGCGCCATGCCGACCGAGGCCAGGAGATTGCCGAACTCGCCGTCCGCCACCGCAACCGGGGCGCCGTGGGCTTTGACATCGCAGGCGCCGAGGACGGCTTCCTGCCGTCCCGTTTCAAGGAAGCATTCACCTACCTGGCCGAGAACAATTTCCCGGCCACGGTTCATGCCGGAGAGGCTGCCGGTCTGGAGAGCATCCAGTCCGCGCTCGTTGACGGCCGGGCCCTGCGCCTCGGCCACGGCGTCCGCATCGCCGAGGACATCACGGTGGACTTTGATGACGAGGACGCCGAGCCCGGCGATGATGACGGCATCGGCATGGTCACCCTGGGCGAGCTTGCCAGCTGGGTCCGGGACCGCGGCATCGCACTGGAAATCTGCCCCTCCTCCAACCTGCAGACCGGTGCAATTGCCTCGTTCGGAGAAGGCATCGAGAACCACCCGCTGGACATGCTGTACCAGCTCGGATTCAACGTCACCATCAACACGGACAACCGCCTGATGAGCGGTGTGACCCTGACGGACGAGTTCGAGCTCCTGGTTGAGACGTTCGACTACGATCTCGACGATCTGCTGGAGCTCACCCTCAACGCTGCCGAGGCATCCTTCCTTCCGCTGGAGGAAAAGGAAGCCCTGGTTGAGTACATCAACGACGCCTACTCAGGCCTTGGCTAA
- a CDS encoding Ppx/GppA phosphatase family protein — translation MTRVAAIDCGTNSIRLLIADVDRSGGGARLTDVWREMRVVRLGQGVDATGELAPEALERTLAATADYAALIREHGAKKIRFVATSASRDARNRQVFVDGIRELLGVEPEVISGDEEAALSFAGASSVLPIAGEDQVLVVDLGGGSTEFVLGGARGVVAAKSVDVGCVRLTERHLRSDPPSPEQIAAAEADVDAAITRAGLDVPLERATAVVGVAGSVTTIAAHALRLPEYSPAAIHGAELSTGVIRAASTELLDMTKEQRAELPYMHPGRVDVIGAGALVWRRILDRMGEITGGRIIAATSSEHDILDGIALSIG, via the coding sequence ATGACCCGGGTCGCGGCGATCGACTGCGGCACCAACTCCATCCGTCTCCTGATCGCCGACGTTGACCGCAGCGGCGGGGGAGCACGCCTCACTGACGTCTGGCGCGAGATGCGCGTGGTCCGGCTCGGCCAGGGAGTGGACGCCACAGGCGAACTCGCTCCGGAGGCGCTCGAGCGGACGTTGGCGGCTACCGCGGACTATGCCGCGCTGATCCGCGAGCACGGCGCGAAGAAGATCCGCTTTGTGGCCACCTCGGCCAGCCGGGATGCCCGGAACCGGCAGGTATTTGTGGACGGCATCCGTGAGTTGCTGGGTGTTGAACCGGAAGTGATTTCGGGTGATGAGGAAGCAGCGTTGTCCTTCGCCGGTGCCAGCAGTGTCCTGCCGATCGCGGGGGAGGACCAGGTATTGGTGGTTGACCTCGGCGGCGGGAGCACGGAATTCGTGCTCGGCGGCGCCAGAGGCGTCGTCGCCGCGAAATCTGTCGACGTCGGGTGCGTCCGTCTGACCGAACGCCATCTGCGGAGCGACCCGCCGTCACCGGAGCAGATCGCTGCGGCGGAGGCCGACGTCGACGCCGCCATCACGCGTGCGGGCCTGGACGTTCCGCTGGAACGCGCCACCGCCGTCGTCGGGGTTGCGGGGTCAGTCACCACCATCGCAGCGCATGCGCTGCGGCTCCCCGAGTATTCCCCGGCAGCGATCCACGGCGCCGAGCTGTCCACCGGGGTGATCAGGGCGGCGTCCACCGAGCTGCTGGACATGACCAAAGAACAGCGTGCGGAACTGCCGTACATGCACCCGGGCCGGGTGGACGTGATCGGGGCGGGTGCCTTGGTGTGGCGGCGCATCCTGGACCGCATGGGTGAGATCACCGGCGGCAGGATCATTGCAGCAACCTCCAGCGAGCACGATATTCTGGACGGAATTGCCCTGAGCATCGGTTGA
- a CDS encoding DedA family protein, with protein MEFINLAVLHAASQWWIYPVLLVFFFVDGFAMILPSETLIVALAAFSRNSGEPNLWILGMTALIGAIAGDNMAFLLGRKIGLERWKWMRRPKVQKVFGWARYELEKRGAVLIFTARYIPWGRVAVNYVAGTTGFPHRRFFLLDAFACATWVVYSIGIGLLASSFTWLHEYPLLSAGIAVVFAIVLGIIIDHLLRWWHKRLGRHDAAPATEGVTEPKAASDIAVAEAESGR; from the coding sequence GTGGAGTTTATTAATTTGGCCGTGCTCCATGCAGCTAGTCAGTGGTGGATCTACCCCGTTCTCCTGGTGTTCTTCTTTGTGGACGGCTTCGCGATGATCCTCCCGAGTGAGACGCTCATTGTGGCCCTGGCGGCGTTTTCCCGGAACAGCGGGGAGCCCAACCTCTGGATTCTTGGTATGACCGCCCTCATCGGCGCCATTGCCGGTGACAACATGGCATTCCTACTGGGCCGGAAAATCGGCCTCGAGCGCTGGAAATGGATGCGGCGGCCAAAAGTACAGAAGGTCTTCGGCTGGGCACGCTACGAACTGGAAAAGCGGGGCGCCGTACTCATATTCACGGCCCGGTACATCCCGTGGGGGCGCGTGGCAGTCAACTACGTCGCCGGCACCACGGGCTTTCCGCACCGCAGGTTTTTCCTGTTGGACGCCTTCGCCTGCGCCACCTGGGTGGTGTATTCCATCGGTATCGGCCTTCTGGCAAGCTCCTTCACATGGCTGCACGAGTACCCGCTGCTGAGCGCGGGCATCGCTGTGGTATTCGCCATTGTCCTCGGCATCATCATCGATCATCTTCTGCGCTGGTGGCATAAGCGGCTCGGCCGCCATGACGCCGCGCCCGCCACCGAAGGTGTCACGGAGCCGAAAGCCGCCTCTGACATCGCCGTCGCTGAAGCTGAATCCGGACGCTGA
- a CDS encoding septum formation initiator family protein: MATRRPKVPRVAPASRQPKEAIDDADVIRADFGGPKAGAAAQQAPEPGPKPADPRAGALAAAKAGAGSKAGTAGRLSASVKAGVAAGKQAARPGGGQSSVRDEENQDPVPAKAFSGRMLALAVVVIAITIMLAPTVKIFIDKRAEIAALNADIAASKATQDGLKQQVSRWQDPNYVKQQARDRINMVMPGETGYWVFGSDLPAGTASDQPGAAAQNPADLPWVDSLWESIRRSATD, encoded by the coding sequence ATGGCTACCCGCCGTCCCAAAGTTCCGAGGGTTGCCCCAGCGTCCCGGCAGCCCAAGGAGGCCATCGATGACGCTGACGTCATCCGTGCCGATTTCGGCGGCCCAAAGGCAGGCGCGGCCGCTCAGCAGGCGCCAGAACCCGGCCCAAAACCGGCAGATCCCCGGGCCGGTGCACTGGCGGCCGCCAAGGCCGGAGCCGGGTCCAAGGCCGGAACTGCCGGCCGGCTGAGCGCGTCGGTCAAGGCAGGCGTGGCCGCCGGCAAGCAAGCGGCCAGACCGGGTGGCGGACAAAGTTCCGTCCGGGACGAAGAGAACCAGGATCCGGTACCGGCCAAGGCGTTCTCAGGCCGGATGCTGGCACTTGCCGTGGTGGTGATTGCCATCACCATCATGCTGGCGCCCACCGTCAAGATCTTCATCGACAAACGGGCCGAGATAGCGGCCCTGAACGCAGATATTGCCGCCAGCAAGGCAACGCAGGACGGCCTCAAGCAGCAGGTATCCCGCTGGCAGGATCCGAACTACGTGAAACAGCAGGCCCGCGACCGCATTAACATGGTTATGCCGGGTGAAACAGGCTACTGGGTGTTCGGCAGCGATCTGCCGGCAGGCACAGCCAGTGACCAGCCTGGTGCAGCAGCACAAAACCCCGCCGACTTGCCGTGGGTGGATTCCCTGTGGGAATCCATCAGGCGTTCGGCCACAGACTAG
- a CDS encoding S8 family serine peptidase — protein MIRATARFRRTASALLAMVLAGGSLAGMLVAAPAAQADSWRDKQYWLKESGITKAWEVSKGANVKVAVIDSGVDGSHPDLKGVLVGGHDASGAGTVDGKKSIGAKPEHGTLVATMLAGRGHQPAASTANASPSGSPSAKTGPDGIIGVAPEAQILTVSTWLGSANPGGKSDQDQIPEAVRWAVDNGAKVINISLGSTSPEWPQSWDAAFLYAEQKDVVIVAAAGNRVGGNIQVGAPATIPGVLTVAGLDRDGAASVDSSSQGISIGVAAPAENLIGGLPKGGYAEWAGTSGATPIVSGVAALIRSKWPEMSASQVINRIVTTAKDSGAPGKDPIYGFGVLNAEAALKDRVPEAKTNPLGSISDWIRVHRRGDLAAPAPVPTAQVPSAVPTLPNATVPVAEQPSQLDSALPAAVVIGFGALFLAIIAAAAFQLRRAHRNPRSAPDEPDTGVLDAADSGGRR, from the coding sequence ATGATCAGAGCAACAGCCCGGTTCCGCCGGACCGCCTCCGCTCTATTGGCGATGGTTCTTGCCGGTGGCAGCCTCGCCGGGATGCTCGTAGCGGCACCTGCCGCCCAGGCAGATTCGTGGCGGGACAAACAGTATTGGCTCAAGGAATCCGGAATCACCAAGGCGTGGGAAGTCTCCAAGGGCGCCAACGTCAAGGTTGCGGTGATTGACAGCGGCGTGGATGGCAGTCATCCGGATCTGAAAGGCGTTCTGGTGGGCGGGCACGATGCCTCCGGCGCCGGAACCGTTGACGGGAAGAAGAGCATAGGCGCCAAACCTGAACACGGAACCCTCGTGGCCACCATGCTGGCAGGCCGGGGCCACCAGCCCGCGGCTTCCACAGCCAATGCAAGTCCCAGCGGCAGCCCGTCCGCCAAAACGGGTCCGGACGGAATAATCGGTGTTGCACCGGAGGCCCAGATCCTGACCGTTTCGACGTGGCTCGGTTCGGCAAACCCCGGCGGCAAGAGTGATCAGGACCAGATTCCGGAGGCTGTCCGCTGGGCGGTGGACAACGGCGCCAAGGTAATCAACATTTCGCTGGGCAGTACCTCACCGGAGTGGCCGCAGAGCTGGGACGCCGCGTTCCTCTATGCCGAGCAGAAGGACGTCGTTATTGTTGCCGCGGCCGGTAACCGCGTCGGCGGCAACATCCAGGTGGGTGCACCGGCAACCATCCCGGGTGTGCTGACGGTGGCCGGCCTGGACCGGGACGGCGCGGCCAGCGTCGACTCCTCGTCGCAGGGTATCAGCATCGGCGTGGCGGCTCCTGCGGAAAACCTGATTGGGGGCCTGCCCAAAGGCGGCTACGCCGAATGGGCCGGTACTTCCGGCGCCACCCCGATCGTTTCGGGTGTCGCAGCGCTGATCCGTTCCAAGTGGCCGGAGATGAGTGCCAGCCAGGTCATCAACAGAATTGTCACCACTGCCAAAGACTCCGGGGCGCCGGGCAAGGATCCCATCTACGGGTTCGGAGTGCTGAACGCTGAGGCGGCTCTGAAGGATAGAGTCCCCGAGGCCAAGACCAACCCGCTCGGCTCGATCTCAGACTGGATCCGGGTCCACCGCCGCGGAGACCTCGCCGCGCCGGCACCGGTTCCCACCGCCCAGGTGCCCAGCGCTGTTCCCACCCTTCCGAACGCGACAGTTCCTGTGGCGGAACAGCCTTCTCAACTGGACAGTGCGCTGCCGGCTGCTGTGGTCATTGGCTTTGGCGCACTCTTTTTGGCGATTATTGCGGCCGCGGCGTTCCAGCTCCGCAGGGCCCACCGGAATCCACGGAGTGCGCCCGATGAGCCCGATACCGGAGTGCTTGACGCGGCGGATTCCGGCGGCAGAAGGTAG